The Marinilongibacter aquaticus genome has a window encoding:
- a CDS encoding DUF4377 domain-containing protein, producing the protein MKNCSASTLFFLFALIFLASCDKDSPSERVVNLTVDAEITMGGAMPPADPSVLVPYITVHENGQEDAYTISQYRIEGFDFEEGYKYELKVSIKKLSNPPEDGHDTVYTLLELVSKTKVN; encoded by the coding sequence ATGAAAAACTGCTCTGCCAGCACGCTATTCTTTCTCTTTGCACTTATTTTTCTAGCTTCTTGCGATAAAGACTCCCCCAGCGAGCGGGTGGTCAATCTTACAGTAGACGCCGAAATCACAATGGGTGGAGCCATGCCTCCAGCCGATCCCTCTGTACTGGTTCCGTATATCACTGTGCACGAAAATGGCCAAGAAGACGCCTATACGATTTCTCAGTATCGCATTGAAGGTTTCGATTTTGAAGAAGGTTACAAATACGAATTGAAGGTTTCCATCAAAAAGCTGAGCAACCCTCCCGAAGATGGCCACGATACGGTTTACACGCTTCTCGAACTGGTTTCCAAAACCAAAGTGAACTGA
- a CDS encoding 2-hydroxyacid dehydrogenase: MKTHELAKPSVLLLETLAEPAHDLLAQAIDIELVTAFDFDLSPLQKENILAIITRGKGQVSQSVIDQFPNLKMVARAGVGLNNVDVEYASGKGIMVLNNPGANAQTVAEHNMALMLMLQRNVFMAIREVKSDNWNYRNQYQGDELFGKTLGIVGFGNIGKKVAEMAKAFGMKVIYTGRPKDEKELAFRTFSELAQEADILSLHVPLTAETEKMVNADILKRMKKNALIVNTARGALIDEEALFSALQQGRIGGYAADVMRTQPPEKNDKLLALPNVLITPHLASLSARTYNKMCFDSASNVLALLRGQKPLDGCIFNESKLNNNKP; the protein is encoded by the coding sequence ATGAAAACGCACGAGCTTGCGAAGCCATCGGTACTTCTCCTGGAAACATTGGCCGAACCCGCACACGATTTGCTGGCCCAAGCCATCGACATCGAGCTGGTCACGGCCTTCGACTTTGATTTGAGTCCTTTGCAAAAAGAAAACATTTTGGCCATTATTACCCGAGGTAAAGGGCAAGTTTCGCAGTCTGTAATCGACCAGTTTCCCAACCTGAAAATGGTGGCGAGAGCCGGCGTGGGACTCAACAACGTGGATGTGGAATATGCCAGCGGCAAAGGCATAATGGTGTTGAATAATCCGGGAGCCAATGCCCAAACGGTGGCCGAACACAATATGGCTTTGATGTTGATGTTGCAAAGAAATGTCTTTATGGCTATTCGAGAAGTAAAAAGCGACAATTGGAATTACCGAAACCAATATCAAGGAGACGAACTTTTTGGCAAAACCTTGGGAATTGTCGGCTTTGGAAATATTGGAAAGAAAGTGGCCGAAATGGCCAAAGCCTTTGGCATGAAGGTGATTTATACGGGCCGGCCAAAGGATGAAAAAGAGTTGGCTTTTCGCACTTTTAGTGAATTGGCTCAAGAAGCCGACATATTGAGCCTACATGTGCCATTGACTGCGGAAACCGAAAAGATGGTGAACGCAGATATTTTGAAGCGAATGAAAAAGAATGCCTTGATTGTCAATACCGCCCGCGGGGCATTGATTGATGAAGAAGCTTTGTTTTCGGCTTTGCAACAAGGAAGAATCGGAGGCTATGCCGCCGATGTGATGCGAACGCAACCGCCTGAAAAGAATGACAAATTACTTGCTTTGCCCAATGTGCTCATAACGCCGCATTTGGCAAGTTTAAGTGCCCGAACCTACAATAAAATGTGCTTCGATTCGGCCAGCAATGTCTTGGCTCTTCTTCGCGGTCAAAAGCCATTGGACGGTTGTATTTTTAATGAAAGCAAATTGAACAACAATAAACCCTAA
- a CDS encoding VOC family protein, translated as MANTIGINHVTLVVNNLEEAAAFYEKEFGLEVIPAFLFDYPTAFFKINESQQLHLTEWEDAQSFRGHVCLHVDDINAIFWRMKELDIIDTSPWGKVRTLPDGPLQFFVRDPSGNLVEISCPPGTAIEPEILEDELFEEGLYVSGRNDFRGYKSKDATLYHGK; from the coding sequence ATGGCAAATACTATTGGAATAAATCATGTCACACTGGTTGTCAATAACTTGGAAGAAGCCGCCGCTTTCTATGAAAAGGAGTTTGGGCTTGAAGTAATTCCAGCTTTTCTTTTTGATTACCCCACGGCATTTTTCAAGATAAATGAATCGCAGCAATTGCACCTTACCGAATGGGAAGATGCTCAATCTTTCCGTGGACACGTGTGTTTGCACGTCGACGACATCAATGCCATTTTCTGGAGAATGAAAGAATTGGACATTATTGACACCTCGCCGTGGGGAAAAGTACGGACTTTGCCCGATGGCCCTCTTCAGTTTTTTGTAAGAGACCCTTCAGGGAATTTGGTAGAGATTTCTTGCCCTCCAGGCACGGCAATTGAGCCTGAAATTTTGGAAGATGAACTTTTCGAAGAAGGCCTCTATGTGTCGGGAAGGAACGATTTCCGTGGCTACAAATCGAAAGACGCGACACTCTACCACGGAAAATAG
- a CDS encoding mandelate racemase/muconate lactonizing enzyme family protein, with product MKISNVEAYWLRCPIPKEKQHTSDYGLLTNFDMTLVVVTLENGLQGFGEAKAAVGSSGSCASIVSCIENEIKPALIGQDAREITKIWEIIYNGTRDHYALNRGRKFPILGHRGLTISAMSGVDTALWDLKGKMLGVPVVELFGGACRDKMPAYASGGWASADKIGEQLLSYTAKGFKGVKMRVGVMDGTVKESIKRVKAAREALGDDILLMADAHGTFSVPEAKKFARGVEDCDLYWFEEPISPDNKQGTAELRATTSIPIAAGESEYTAFDVRDMIELRALDVVQPDSAIIGGMTEAMRVSALAHAYQLELAPHCWGSAFSFMAGVNVAFASPAACVIEFSLGGNPMMYDLVNENIGAVDGDILAPTAPGLGLSPNWDFVNEFKQKIN from the coding sequence ATGAAAATTTCGAATGTAGAGGCCTATTGGCTTCGTTGTCCCATTCCAAAAGAAAAGCAACACACATCAGATTACGGTTTGCTCACCAACTTTGACATGACACTCGTAGTAGTCACCTTAGAAAACGGGTTGCAAGGTTTTGGCGAAGCCAAAGCCGCGGTGGGTTCGTCGGGCTCTTGTGCGTCGATAGTAAGCTGCATTGAAAATGAAATCAAACCAGCTTTGATAGGGCAGGATGCTCGTGAAATCACGAAAATTTGGGAAATCATTTACAACGGTACCCGCGACCATTATGCATTGAATAGAGGTCGTAAGTTTCCGATTCTTGGCCATCGCGGATTGACCATCTCGGCCATGAGCGGTGTCGATACGGCCTTGTGGGATTTGAAAGGAAAAATGCTGGGCGTGCCCGTAGTCGAACTTTTTGGGGGTGCTTGCCGCGATAAAATGCCCGCTTATGCCAGTGGAGGATGGGCTTCGGCCGACAAGATTGGAGAGCAATTGCTATCGTATACGGCCAAAGGTTTCAAAGGTGTGAAAATGCGTGTTGGGGTGATGGACGGCACTGTGAAAGAAAGCATCAAACGGGTAAAAGCGGCTCGTGAAGCCCTGGGCGACGACATCCTACTGATGGCCGATGCTCATGGAACATTCAGTGTACCCGAGGCCAAGAAATTTGCCCGCGGGGTAGAAGATTGCGATCTTTATTGGTTTGAGGAGCCGATTAGCCCGGACAACAAACAGGGCACGGCAGAACTACGGGCCACTACGAGTATTCCAATCGCTGCGGGAGAAAGCGAATACACGGCTTTCGATGTCCGTGATATGATCGAGCTTAGAGCCTTGGATGTGGTACAGCCCGATTCGGCCATTATTGGCGGAATGACCGAAGCCATGCGTGTGTCGGCTTTGGCACATGCTTATCAGCTTGAATTGGCTCCGCATTGCTGGGGTTCTGCATTTTCATTCATGGCTGGCGTGAATGTGGCTTTTGCATCGCCCGCAGCCTGTGTAATCGAGTTTTCATTGGGTGGGAACCCCATGATGTACGATTTGGTAAACGAAAACATCGGAGCAGTAGACGGAGATATTCTAGCTCCAACAGCTCCGGGGCTTGGATTGAGCCCCAATTGGGATTTTGTAAACGAATTCAAACAAAAAATAAACTAG
- a CDS encoding aminotransferase class IV, which translates to MPTGTHDALDDPRNADVKIFINGVLLPRHDAKISVFDSGYLVGDGVWEALRLHKGKLLFLEKHFDRLWQSAKAIGMRLSFTREDLEKSIWQTVKANEMYDHVHIRVMVTRGIKKTPSQDPRLTISGPNVVIIAEHKEASGETKKKGITLFTSTVRRGSPDYLDPRLNCHSKLHEVQALIQALEAGADEALMLDINGFVSTCNSTNFFMVKGQEVWTSTGQYCMNGITRGNVIALCQQNGIVCREKNFSLFDVYGADEAFVTGSFGGLTPVNKIDGREIGPGGFGPITNKINQLYENLIKEESK; encoded by the coding sequence ATGCCCACAGGAACACACGATGCCTTGGATGATCCAAGGAACGCCGATGTCAAAATTTTCATCAATGGGGTTTTATTGCCTCGTCACGACGCCAAGATCTCTGTATTCGATAGCGGGTATTTGGTGGGAGATGGCGTTTGGGAGGCCTTGCGTTTGCACAAAGGGAAATTGCTTTTTTTGGAGAAGCATTTCGATCGACTGTGGCAGTCGGCAAAAGCCATCGGAATGCGTTTGAGTTTCACGAGAGAGGATTTGGAGAAAAGTATTTGGCAAACGGTAAAGGCGAATGAAATGTACGATCACGTACATATTCGGGTAATGGTTACGCGGGGCATAAAGAAAACCCCTTCACAAGATCCCCGTTTGACGATATCGGGCCCCAATGTGGTGATTATTGCTGAACACAAAGAGGCATCTGGCGAAACCAAAAAGAAAGGCATTACACTTTTTACGAGTACTGTACGGCGTGGTTCGCCCGACTATCTCGACCCTCGCTTGAATTGCCACAGCAAACTGCACGAAGTGCAAGCTCTTATTCAAGCTTTGGAAGCGGGTGCCGATGAAGCTCTGATGCTCGATATAAACGGCTTTGTGTCTACTTGCAATTCGACAAACTTTTTCATGGTCAAAGGACAAGAAGTATGGACATCCACAGGGCAGTATTGCATGAACGGGATAACACGCGGAAATGTAATCGCACTTTGCCAGCAAAACGGAATTGTCTGCCGAGAGAAAAATTTCTCTTTGTTTGATGTCTATGGAGCAGACGAAGCCTTTGTTACAGGTTCTTTTGGTGGGCTTACTCCTGTAAATAAAATAGACGGACGAGAAATAGGCCCCGGTGGTTTTGGGCCGATTACGAATAAAATAAACCAACTGTACGAGAATTTAATAAAGGAAGAAAGCAAGTAA
- a CDS encoding sugar phosphate isomerase/epimerase family protein produces the protein MKISIHNWMRAESIEDTVNRIARMGYDSLEIQGEPTLYDTKKVKKLLDDAGLTCWGSVTLMLEQRNLLAKDKKQRADSVQYVKDVVRMVSELDGKMVSVVPSTVGKIIPDGRPEEDWEWAVESMQQVYEYAETCGILLGIEPINRFETYFINRGDQALALAEATGEKCGVCLDTFHMNIEEDNSLAAIRRAKDRLVGFHVADNNRMAPGMGTIDWKGTIQTLQEIGYDEVLSVEFCSPLDRTPANPYPNSIDHNPKGLGPEQKKFLEDHGSSAVTEEFYSMLTQKSIDTLRPLL, from the coding sequence ATGAAAATTTCGATACATAACTGGATGCGGGCCGAAAGCATTGAGGATACTGTGAACAGAATTGCCAGAATGGGCTACGACAGCTTGGAAATTCAAGGCGAACCCACACTCTACGATACAAAAAAGGTAAAAAAACTCTTAGACGATGCAGGGCTTACTTGTTGGGGCTCGGTAACCTTGATGCTGGAACAAAGAAACCTTTTGGCTAAGGATAAAAAACAAAGAGCCGATTCTGTCCAATATGTGAAAGATGTAGTGCGAATGGTGAGTGAACTGGACGGAAAAATGGTCTCTGTGGTGCCCAGTACCGTGGGCAAGATTATTCCAGACGGAAGGCCCGAAGAAGATTGGGAATGGGCCGTAGAAAGCATGCAGCAGGTTTATGAATACGCCGAAACATGCGGGATTTTACTCGGAATAGAACCGATAAACCGTTTCGAAACATACTTCATCAATCGGGGCGATCAGGCCCTTGCTTTGGCAGAGGCCACAGGTGAGAAATGCGGCGTATGCCTAGATACCTTTCACATGAACATCGAAGAAGACAACTCTTTGGCGGCCATTAGGCGGGCCAAAGACAGGCTGGTGGGTTTCCATGTGGCAGACAACAACCGCATGGCTCCAGGCATGGGTACTATCGATTGGAAAGGGACAATCCAGACCCTTCAAGAAATTGGTTACGATGAAGTGCTTTCGGTGGAGTTTTGCTCGCCATTGGATCGCACGCCTGCAAACCCATATCCCAACTCCATTGACCACAACCCCAAAGGGCTTGGGCCAGAACAGAAGAAATTCCTCGAAGACCACGGAAGCTCGGCGGTTACAGAAGAATTTTATTCCATGCTTACTCAAAAATCTATTGATACATTAAGACCCCTTCTATGA
- a CDS encoding sulfotransferase, with protein sequence MDNIKRICMWSGPRNISTTLMYAFAQRADTKVFDEPLYGYYLKNSNTEKSHPLAEEIMDQMECDGEKVIAEMLADQSNPVLFYKHMSHHLLELDLSFMKKTLNILLTRNPVEMLPSYDAVIQSPKIADVGYPQHLDLVRYYQENDIPFWVLDAELVLRDPEGQLRKLCAALGLEFDEAMLSWPKGGRVEDGIWAPYWYKNVQNSEGFMPYKAKTTPFPEHLHTLLDEAQPLYNELRMIALK encoded by the coding sequence ATGGACAACATAAAACGCATTTGTATGTGGTCGGGACCACGAAATATCTCTACCACTTTGATGTACGCTTTTGCTCAACGAGCCGATACGAAAGTATTTGATGAGCCGCTTTACGGCTATTATTTGAAAAATTCGAATACAGAGAAAAGCCATCCTTTGGCTGAAGAAATAATGGACCAAATGGAATGCGATGGCGAAAAGGTGATTGCTGAAATGTTGGCCGATCAATCGAACCCCGTGCTTTTTTACAAACACATGAGCCATCATTTGCTGGAGCTCGATTTGTCTTTTATGAAAAAGACATTGAATATTCTTTTGACAAGAAATCCCGTGGAAATGTTGCCCTCGTATGATGCCGTTATTCAATCGCCCAAAATTGCCGATGTCGGTTATCCGCAGCATTTGGATCTGGTTCGGTATTATCAGGAAAATGATATCCCTTTTTGGGTCTTGGATGCCGAGCTTGTGTTAAGAGATCCGGAGGGGCAATTGAGAAAACTGTGTGCGGCCTTGGGTTTAGAATTTGATGAAGCCATGCTTTCTTGGCCCAAAGGCGGTCGTGTCGAAGATGGCATTTGGGCTCCGTATTGGTACAAGAATGTGCAGAACTCGGAAGGCTTTATGCCCTACAAAGCCAAAACGACTCCTTTTCCAGAGCATCTGCACACTCTTTTAGACGAAGCTCAACCGCTTTACAATGAGCTACGCATGATAGCCCTAAAGTAA
- a CDS encoding PVC-type heme-binding CxxCH protein: MYKIKSRKAIGRVFILVCIAFWAASCGSNKNYIQVSKNSRISIIGNNLCSRMINFGYFETELQLRYPEDDLYIRNMCDGGDTPGFRPHSGRVSPWAFPGAEQFQTDLAQPSGSQGHFETPDEWLSRHKTDIIIACFGFSESYAGKEGLENYKNELRAFIDHTFSMKYNDSLAPQLALVSPIAFQDLSSEFDLPNGEKENENLESYTHAMEEVAKEKGVLFLDAFSPSGKWFESGEKLTIDGLQLNDEGYQKFSKLLADGVFGEAKNVDRSKEEEVKEAVLEKNWFWHNDYKIPNGVHVYGRRYRPFGNDNYPEELIKVRQMTANRDTLIWKTVKGQKYDLAAADAETQTLSPIETNFKLSGQTKYLYADEAMKKFHMAPGYKIELFASEEDFPELANPSQMSFDNQGRLWVAVMPTYPHYRPGDPRPNDKLIILEDTDKDYKADKLTVFADKLHIPAGFEFAPDPEGHLGVYISQGTNLKYFVDTDGDDKADKVEIVLSGFDDHDTHHVISAFCADPSGAIYMGEGVFLHTNVETPYGTVRATNGGFYRYAPQLKKLERTAQLSIPNPWGIAFDRWGENFFAHTSGPDVQWMMPGTIKSKYGLSNPRTKDLIEPAHRVRPTSGLEFVSSRHFPDEVQGDMMINNTIGFLGTKMHQVIEDGTGYKTKHRLDLVRSDDPNFRPVDMEFAPDGSLYLVDWHNVLVGHMQHNARDPLRDHVHGRIYRITYPSRPLVEPAKVAGASIEELLENLKLPEYRTRYRTRRELRERNKDEVLKALKSWTAALDKSDANYEHNMLEALWVSWGLDAVDQELLKTLLNAQDYKARAAAVRVLRYTGHQVDDQFELLKKAAADEHGRVRLEAMVAASWLENEKAKAVLAIVSEKPLDEWMKEQHQAILDHMVPYSPEKNTVESVSTEEQKAFLAGKEIYSREGFCITCHQTDGKGLESSGFPPLAGNEWVQGDEEKLIKIVLHGLYGPIEIDGKKYPGQVPMTPFGGMLNDEEIASVLTFVRGSFGNKAKAVKPETVKKVREATKDKTGFYTVEEL, from the coding sequence ATGTATAAAATCAAAAGCCGAAAAGCAATCGGCCGGGTATTTATCCTTGTGTGCATTGCTTTTTGGGCCGCATCCTGTGGTTCAAATAAAAACTACATTCAGGTTTCGAAAAACAGTCGCATTTCGATCATTGGCAACAATTTATGCTCGCGGATGATAAACTTTGGTTATTTCGAGACCGAATTGCAATTGAGGTATCCAGAAGATGATCTGTATATCCGGAACATGTGCGATGGCGGAGACACGCCAGGGTTCAGGCCGCATTCGGGCCGGGTTTCTCCTTGGGCTTTTCCGGGAGCCGAACAATTCCAAACCGATTTGGCTCAGCCTTCTGGAAGTCAGGGACATTTCGAAACGCCTGATGAGTGGTTGAGCCGCCACAAAACCGATATCATAATTGCCTGTTTCGGTTTCTCTGAATCGTACGCGGGAAAAGAAGGCTTGGAAAATTACAAGAATGAGCTTCGGGCTTTCATCGACCATACGTTTTCCATGAAATACAACGACAGTTTGGCTCCTCAGCTGGCCTTGGTTTCACCCATTGCTTTCCAAGATTTGTCGTCCGAATTTGATCTGCCCAATGGCGAAAAAGAAAACGAGAATCTAGAAAGCTATACCCATGCCATGGAAGAAGTAGCAAAGGAAAAGGGAGTATTGTTTCTGGATGCCTTTTCGCCGTCGGGAAAGTGGTTCGAATCGGGTGAAAAGCTGACTATAGACGGCCTGCAATTGAATGACGAAGGTTATCAAAAGTTTTCGAAACTGCTGGCAGATGGTGTGTTTGGCGAAGCAAAGAATGTGGACAGAAGCAAAGAAGAGGAGGTAAAGGAAGCGGTTTTGGAAAAGAACTGGTTTTGGCACAATGACTATAAAATACCCAACGGAGTACACGTATACGGGCGTCGTTATCGTCCATTTGGGAACGACAACTATCCAGAAGAGTTAATTAAAGTGCGACAAATGACGGCCAACCGCGACACCTTGATCTGGAAAACCGTAAAGGGACAAAAGTATGATTTGGCCGCAGCCGATGCCGAAACACAAACCTTGAGTCCAATTGAAACGAATTTTAAACTTTCTGGACAAACGAAATACCTTTATGCCGACGAGGCGATGAAGAAGTTTCACATGGCACCAGGATATAAAATCGAGCTTTTCGCTTCCGAAGAAGATTTTCCCGAATTGGCCAATCCTTCTCAAATGTCATTCGACAATCAAGGTCGTCTTTGGGTAGCCGTAATGCCCACTTATCCGCACTACCGTCCGGGCGATCCAAGGCCCAACGATAAGCTCATTATTTTGGAAGATACGGACAAGGATTACAAAGCCGATAAGCTTACCGTATTTGCCGATAAACTGCATATTCCCGCAGGCTTTGAGTTTGCTCCAGATCCCGAGGGGCATTTGGGCGTTTACATTTCACAGGGCACAAACCTGAAATATTTTGTAGACACCGATGGCGATGACAAAGCCGATAAAGTAGAGATTGTGTTGAGCGGCTTTGACGATCACGATACCCACCATGTGATTAGTGCATTTTGTGCCGACCCTTCGGGAGCTATATACATGGGCGAGGGTGTCTTTTTGCACACGAATGTCGAGACACCCTACGGAACGGTAAGGGCAACCAATGGCGGTTTTTATCGCTATGCACCACAACTGAAGAAGTTGGAAAGGACAGCCCAGCTTTCCATTCCCAACCCATGGGGCATTGCCTTCGACCGGTGGGGAGAAAACTTTTTCGCACACACCTCGGGTCCGGATGTGCAATGGATGATGCCGGGCACAATCAAATCGAAATATGGGCTGAGCAACCCACGAACCAAAGACTTGATAGAGCCTGCACACCGTGTTCGGCCGACATCGGGTTTAGAGTTTGTGTCGAGCCGCCATTTCCCTGATGAAGTACAGGGCGACATGATGATCAACAACACCATCGGTTTTTTGGGCACAAAAATGCATCAAGTAATAGAAGATGGAACCGGCTATAAAACGAAACACAGACTCGATTTGGTCCGAAGCGACGATCCTAATTTCAGGCCAGTAGATATGGAATTTGCCCCCGACGGCTCTTTGTACCTTGTCGATTGGCACAATGTGTTGGTTGGCCATATGCAGCACAATGCACGAGATCCGCTTCGCGATCATGTGCACGGAAGAATTTACCGCATCACCTATCCTTCAAGACCTTTGGTTGAGCCTGCGAAAGTGGCCGGGGCATCGATTGAAGAATTGCTCGAAAACTTAAAGCTTCCGGAATACCGCACGCGTTACCGCACCCGTCGCGAGTTGCGTGAAAGAAACAAAGACGAGGTACTGAAAGCTTTGAAAAGTTGGACAGCCGCCTTGGATAAAAGCGACGCGAATTACGAGCACAATATGCTCGAAGCCCTTTGGGTTTCTTGGGGGCTTGATGCCGTAGATCAAGAATTGCTGAAAACCCTTCTGAATGCCCAAGATTACAAAGCCCGAGCTGCAGCGGTAAGGGTTTTGCGTTACACGGGCCATCAGGTCGACGATCAATTTGAATTGCTGAAAAAAGCCGCCGCCGATGAGCACGGGCGTGTACGATTGGAGGCGATGGTCGCAGCTTCTTGGCTGGAAAACGAAAAGGCAAAAGCGGTCTTGGCGATCGTTTCGGAAAAGCCCTTAGACGAGTGGATGAAAGAGCAGCATCAGGCTATACTCGATCACATGGTGCCATATTCTCCAGAAAAGAACACAGTAGAAAGTGTATCCACAGAAGAGCAGAAAGCCTTTTTGGCCGGAAAGGAAATCTACAGTCGCGAAGGTTTTTGCATTACTTGTCATCAAACAGATGGAAAGGGTTTGGAATCTTCAGGATTTCCGCCTTTAGCGGGAAATGAATGGGTACAGGGCGACGAAGAGAAACTGATCAAAATTGTGTTGCACGGTCTGTATGGCCCTATCGAAATTGACGGCAAAAAATACCCCGGACAAGTGCCCATGACGCCATTTGGCGGGATGCTGAACGATGAGGAAATTGCAAGTGTGCTGACCTTTGTTCGCGGATCGTTTGGGAACAAAGCAAAAGCCGTGAAGCCGGAAACGGTGAAAAAGGTGCGAGAGGCCACCAAAGACAAAACGGGATTTTACACAGTGGAAGAATTATAA
- a CDS encoding ThuA domain-containing protein, translating into MKYISFLAAILWFSACSSTKKEETKPKIVFIMGDEEYRSEESLPMLAKILKREMGAEIALCYAVDSVGNIDPNSLDHIEGLEALEDADLMVMFTRFRALPDEEAKYILDYAESGRPMVGFRTATHSFLYKDDSTKTWLNNEWPTKVWGQQWITHHGHFADGHGRLTDVSIMPNIETPILNGVQPFEAYSWLYHVDGGEWHLAGDCKPFLEGRSLRSNHEMAGRLDQFPLTNPVAWTKTYTGESGKAARVFFTTLGHPYDFKIESMRKLALNGIYWALGKEADIPENGVNAEPVDPYEPNNSGMGHKYKKGMKPAKI; encoded by the coding sequence ATGAAATACATTAGCTTTCTAGCGGCCATTCTCTGGTTTTCTGCGTGCTCTTCCACGAAAAAAGAGGAGACAAAACCGAAAATCGTATTTATAATGGGCGACGAAGAGTACCGCTCAGAGGAATCCTTGCCCATGTTGGCCAAAATTTTGAAAAGAGAAATGGGTGCAGAAATTGCCCTGTGCTACGCAGTAGATTCGGTCGGAAACATCGATCCGAACAGTTTAGACCATATTGAGGGGCTTGAAGCTCTTGAAGATGCAGACCTGATGGTGATGTTCACGCGATTCAGGGCTTTGCCGGACGAAGAGGCGAAGTATATCTTGGATTACGCCGAATCGGGAAGGCCAATGGTTGGTTTCCGAACAGCCACACATTCCTTTTTATACAAAGACGATTCTACGAAGACTTGGCTCAACAACGAATGGCCTACAAAAGTATGGGGGCAGCAGTGGATCACGCACCACGGACATTTCGCGGATGGCCACGGCAGGCTGACGGACGTCAGCATTATGCCCAATATAGAGACACCAATCCTGAATGGAGTACAACCGTTTGAGGCTTATTCATGGCTGTACCATGTGGATGGGGGAGAATGGCATTTGGCCGGCGATTGCAAGCCTTTCTTAGAAGGACGTTCGCTGCGTTCGAACCACGAAATGGCCGGCAGATTGGATCAGTTTCCTTTGACAAATCCCGTAGCTTGGACCAAAACCTATACCGGAGAAAGCGGAAAAGCGGCTCGTGTATTTTTCACGACTTTGGGACATCCCTATGATTTTAAAATCGAAAGCATGCGGAAATTGGCTTTGAATGGAATCTATTGGGCCTTGGGCAAAGAGGCGGATATTCCAGAAAATGGCGTAAATGCAGAGCCTGTTGATCCTTACGAACCGAACAATTCGGGTATGGGCCACAAATACAAAAAGGGAATGAAACCTGCCAAGATTTAG